In Virgibacillus sp. NKC19-16, a single genomic region encodes these proteins:
- a CDS encoding YkyA family protein, with the protein MRIPLKKSIIILSISLSTILAGCSGESTEQQIHNHLEEAVSLEEGFEQQQEEITELEKQEQELYSQLIDLGTDEFDQIQEISQQAIDIVDQRSEKIELEKESIDASQEEFNQVSDLIEDLEEEETKAKAEEMYNVMDNRYTAYDDLYTAYTESLELERELYTMLQQEDLEQETLTDHINTINESYQQVLEANEQFNEYTVEYNALKQEFYELAGIDVEYEENPAGDEDEGTSE; encoded by the coding sequence ATGCGTATCCCTTTAAAAAAATCAATCATTATTCTTTCAATCAGCTTAAGTACAATCTTAGCTGGATGTAGTGGAGAATCAACGGAACAACAAATACATAATCATTTGGAAGAGGCTGTTTCATTAGAAGAAGGATTTGAACAACAGCAAGAGGAAATCACCGAATTAGAAAAGCAGGAACAGGAATTATATAGCCAACTTATTGATTTAGGCACGGATGAATTTGACCAAATTCAAGAAATTTCCCAGCAGGCTATTGATATCGTTGACCAACGATCGGAAAAAATAGAGTTGGAAAAAGAGAGTATTGATGCATCTCAAGAAGAATTCAATCAGGTTTCAGACTTGATTGAAGATCTTGAAGAAGAAGAGACCAAAGCCAAAGCGGAGGAAATGTATAATGTAATGGATAATCGTTATACTGCTTATGATGATTTGTATACGGCATATACTGAATCTTTGGAATTGGAAAGAGAATTGTACACCATGCTGCAGCAGGAAGATTTGGAACAGGAAACGTTAACAGATCATATTAACACCATAAATGAAAGTTATCAGCAAGTACTTGAAGCGAATGAACAATTTAATGAATATACGGTTGAATATAATGCCTTAAAACAGGAATTTTATGAATTAGCTGGTATAGATGTAGAATATGAAGAGAATCCGGCCGGTGATGAGGACGAAGGAACGTCTGAATAA
- the pdhA gene encoding pyruvate dehydrogenase (acetyl-transferring) E1 component subunit alpha — MKHVLESVESQFEMFQVLNEDGEIVNKDDMPDLSDEELKELMRRMVYTRILDQRSIALNRQGRLGFYAPTAGQEASQLGSQFALEQDDFLLPGYRDVPQLIWQGLPLYQAFLFSKGHFHGNQMPEDVHALSPQIIIGAQYVQTAGVALGMKLRGKKTVAVTYTGDGGTSQGDFYEGINFAGAYGAPAIFFVQNNYFAISVPVEKQSSTKTLAQKSVAAGIEGIQVDGMDVLAVYAVTKHARERAINGDGPMLIETLTYRYGPHTMSGDDPTRYRTDELNDEWEKKDPIVRFRTFLEDKGIWSEEEENKVVEDAKEDIKKAIKEADNYPKQKVTDLIGNMYEELPVNLQEQMEEYKEKESK, encoded by the coding sequence TTGAAACACGTACTTGAAAGTGTTGAAAGTCAGTTCGAAATGTTCCAAGTTCTGAACGAAGATGGAGAAATTGTCAACAAAGATGATATGCCTGATCTATCAGATGAAGAATTAAAAGAGCTTATGCGTAGAATGGTTTATACGCGCATATTAGATCAGCGTTCGATTGCCCTAAATCGTCAAGGACGTTTAGGATTCTATGCGCCAACTGCTGGTCAGGAAGCTTCTCAATTAGGAAGTCAATTTGCTTTGGAGCAAGATGATTTTCTATTGCCGGGGTATCGTGATGTACCTCAGCTTATTTGGCAAGGCCTTCCGCTATATCAAGCTTTCTTGTTCTCAAAAGGACATTTCCATGGGAACCAAATGCCAGAAGATGTACATGCTCTAAGTCCGCAAATTATTATAGGTGCACAATATGTTCAAACTGCCGGGGTAGCTTTAGGAATGAAACTACGAGGTAAGAAGACTGTCGCAGTAACCTATACAGGCGATGGTGGAACTTCTCAAGGGGATTTCTATGAAGGTATTAACTTTGCAGGAGCATACGGGGCGCCAGCGATCTTCTTTGTTCAAAATAACTATTTTGCCATATCTGTACCTGTAGAAAAGCAATCATCTACAAAAACATTGGCGCAAAAGTCGGTTGCTGCTGGAATTGAAGGAATACAAGTGGACGGCATGGATGTCTTAGCAGTGTACGCTGTAACTAAACATGCTCGTGAACGTGCGATTAACGGAGACGGTCCTATGCTAATCGAAACATTAACATACCGTTATGGGCCACATACAATGTCCGGTGATGACCCAACACGCTACCGTACGGATGAGCTTAATGACGAATGGGAGAAAAAAGACCCGATCGTACGATTCCGCACATTCTTGGAAGACAAGGGAATATGGTCAGAAGAGGAAGAAAACAAAGTTGTAGAAGATGCAAAAGAAGACATTAAAAAAGCAATTAAAGAAGCTGATAACTATCCAAAACAAAAAGTAACGGATTTGATTGGTAATATGTATGAAGAACTTCCAGTAAACCTGCAAGAACAAATGGAAGAATACAAAGAAAAGGAGTCGAAGTAG
- a CDS encoding alpha-ketoacid dehydrogenase subunit beta — MAQMTMIKAITNALQTELKNDENVLVFGEDVGQNGGVFRATEGLQDEFGEDRVFDTPLGESGIGGLSIGLGLQGFRPVMEIQFFGFVFETMDSINGQMARMRYRSGEAHNSPVTIRAPFGGGVHTPELHADSLEGLIAQQPGMKVVIPSTPYDAKGLLLSAIRDNDPVLFLEHMKLYRSFRGEVPEEEYTIDLGKADVKREGKDVTIVAYGAMVHSALKAADELEKNDIDAEVIDLRTVSPIDIETIIESVEKTNHVVVVQEAQRQAGVAANVVAEIQERAILHLEAPVLRVTAPDTVFAFSDAEEIWLPNEKDIIEKVNTVINY; from the coding sequence ATGGCACAAATGACAATGATTAAAGCAATCACCAATGCCTTGCAGACCGAATTAAAGAATGATGAGAATGTGCTTGTATTTGGTGAAGATGTTGGCCAAAATGGCGGCGTATTCCGTGCAACTGAAGGCCTGCAGGATGAGTTCGGTGAAGACCGTGTATTTGATACGCCATTAGGTGAATCCGGAATTGGTGGCCTTTCAATCGGTCTAGGTTTACAAGGTTTTCGACCGGTAATGGAAATTCAATTCTTCGGCTTCGTATTTGAAACAATGGACTCTATTAATGGACAAATGGCTCGTATGCGTTATCGCTCCGGTGAGGCACATAATTCTCCGGTCACAATCAGAGCACCATTTGGTGGCGGTGTGCATACACCAGAGCTGCACGCAGATTCATTGGAAGGTTTAATTGCTCAACAACCAGGGATGAAAGTTGTTATTCCTTCTACACCATACGATGCAAAAGGTTTATTGCTTTCGGCTATTCGCGATAATGATCCGGTTCTATTCTTAGAACATATGAAATTGTATCGCTCATTCCGTGGAGAAGTACCAGAGGAAGAATATACCATTGATCTCGGGAAAGCTGATGTGAAACGCGAAGGAAAAGACGTAACAATTGTTGCCTATGGTGCAATGGTTCATTCAGCTTTAAAAGCGGCAGACGAACTTGAAAAAAATGATATAGATGCTGAAGTTATAGATTTGCGCACCGTCTCACCGATTGATATTGAAACAATTATTGAGTCTGTGGAGAAAACAAATCATGTGGTTGTTGTCCAAGAAGCACAACGTCAGGCGGGTGTCGCTGCAAATGTTGTTGCTGAAATTCAAGAAAGAGCAATTCTGCATTTGGAAGCACCCGTACTACGTGTTACAGCTCCAGACACTGTATTTGCATTCTCTGATGCGGAAGAAATCTGGTTACCTAACGAAAAAGACATCATAGAAAAAGTAAATACCGTAATTAATTATTAA
- a CDS encoding dihydrolipoamide acetyltransferase family protein codes for MAYEFKLPDIGEGIHEGEIVKWFFKEGDEVKEDDVLCEVQNDKSVVEIPSPVDGTVKQIHVEEDSVAVVGDTLITFDAEGYESDEADASDEGGEEKEAETASKGEEDKEEQEKQAAKTSESDDETDDKRVIAMPSVRKYARDNDVKIQAVNGTGKNGRILKEDIDSFLSGDQKAETADTTETADQEEKQTTSAAPKAEYPETREKMSGIRKSIAKSMVNSKTKAPHVTLHDEVDVTDLVAHRKKFKPVAAEQDIKLTYMPYVVKALVSASKKYPIMNASIDDETDEIINKHYYNIGIAADTDRGLMVPVVKDADRKSIFSISQEINELGEKARDGKLKPDEMKGASNTISNIGSAGGQWFTPVLNYPEAAILGIGRIADKPIVRDGEIVVAPVLTLSLSFDHRIVDGATAQLALNQIKRVLSDPQLIMMEA; via the coding sequence ATGGCATATGAATTTAAATTGCCTGACATTGGTGAAGGCATTCACGAAGGCGAAATTGTGAAATGGTTTTTCAAAGAAGGCGATGAAGTAAAAGAAGATGACGTATTGTGTGAAGTTCAAAATGATAAATCTGTTGTTGAAATTCCTTCCCCGGTAGATGGGACTGTTAAACAGATTCACGTAGAGGAAGACTCTGTAGCAGTTGTTGGTGACACACTCATTACCTTTGATGCAGAAGGCTATGAATCTGATGAAGCGGATGCTTCAGATGAAGGCGGAGAAGAAAAAGAAGCGGAGACAGCCTCAAAAGGTGAAGAAGATAAAGAAGAGCAAGAAAAACAAGCGGCTAAAACGTCTGAAAGTGATGATGAAACAGATGATAAGCGTGTTATAGCAATGCCTTCTGTGAGAAAATATGCACGTGATAATGATGTGAAGATTCAAGCAGTAAATGGCACAGGTAAAAACGGTCGTATTTTAAAAGAAGATATCGATAGCTTCTTAAGTGGTGATCAAAAAGCTGAAACAGCTGATACAACTGAAACAGCGGATCAAGAAGAAAAACAAACGACTTCTGCTGCTCCAAAAGCAGAATATCCGGAAACGCGTGAGAAAATGAGTGGTATTCGTAAATCAATTGCCAAATCAATGGTTAATTCAAAAACGAAGGCTCCACATGTCACCCTGCACGATGAAGTAGATGTTACAGACCTAGTGGCACATCGCAAGAAATTTAAACCAGTCGCTGCAGAACAGGACATTAAATTAACGTACATGCCTTATGTTGTAAAAGCGTTAGTTTCTGCTTCGAAAAAATATCCAATTATGAATGCTTCCATTGATGATGAAACAGACGAAATTATTAACAAGCATTATTATAATATTGGTATCGCAGCAGATACAGATAGGGGTTTAATGGTACCAGTAGTGAAAGATGCTGATCGCAAATCCATTTTTTCAATTTCTCAAGAGATAAATGAGTTGGGAGAAAAGGCAAGAGATGGTAAACTGAAACCAGATGAAATGAAAGGTGCTTCAAACACAATTTCAAACATCGGTTCAGCTGGTGGACAATGGTTCACACCTGTCCTAAATTACCCTGAAGCAGCTATTCTGGGAATCGGACGTATTGCTGATAAACCAATTGTTAGGGACGGAGAAATAGTAGTAGCACCCGTACTTACATTATCATTGAGCTTTGATCACCGTATTGTTGATGGGGCTACTGCACAATTAGCTCTAAATCAAATCAAACGAGTACTAAGTGATCCACAATTAATTATGATGGAGGCGTAG
- the lpdA gene encoding dihydrolipoyl dehydrogenase, translating to MVVGDFPIEVDTLVVGAGPGGYVAAIRAAQLGQKVTIVDKGALGGVCLNVGCIPSKALIQAGHLTEQAHGNEELGISTENVSVDFSKVQEWKGSVVNKLTSGVESLLKGNKVDILKGEAYFVDKNTAKIMDEKDSQTYKFNNCIIATGSSPIEIPSFKFSDRVLDSTGALDLKEIPKKMVVIGGGYVGTELGSAYANFGTDITILEGADDILGGFEKQMKQVVKKRLKKKDAKVVTKAMAKGVEESKDGVKVSYEVDGKEETIEADYVLVTVGRRPNTEEIGLEQVGIETDDNGLIKVDKQSRTNIDNIYAIGDIVPGSPLAHKASYEGKIAAEVISGEKSEVDYIGMPAVAFTDPELASVGYTEKEAKDAGYKAKASKFPFAANGRALSLNDSDGFMKLVTRVEDGLVIGAQIAGPNASDMIAEVGLAIEAGMTAEDISLTVHAHPTLGEITMEAAEVALGTPIHSM from the coding sequence ATGGTAGTAGGAGACTTTCCAATTGAGGTAGACACGCTGGTCGTAGGAGCCGGTCCAGGCGGTTATGTAGCAGCCATTCGTGCAGCACAATTAGGGCAGAAGGTTACAATTGTTGATAAAGGGGCACTCGGGGGAGTTTGTCTAAACGTTGGATGTATTCCATCAAAAGCCTTGATTCAAGCAGGACATTTAACAGAACAAGCTCACGGCAATGAAGAATTAGGTATTTCAACCGAAAATGTTTCTGTAGATTTTTCTAAAGTTCAAGAGTGGAAAGGCAGCGTAGTTAATAAACTTACTTCAGGTGTTGAGAGCCTTTTGAAAGGGAATAAAGTGGATATTTTAAAAGGTGAGGCATACTTTGTTGACAAAAATACAGCAAAAATTATGGATGAAAAAGATTCTCAGACCTATAAATTTAATAATTGTATTATCGCAACAGGTTCATCACCAATTGAAATTCCAAGTTTCAAATTTTCTGATCGTGTACTGGATTCTACCGGCGCGCTTGATTTGAAAGAAATTCCTAAGAAAATGGTTGTCATCGGTGGCGGTTATGTTGGTACGGAACTTGGTTCTGCCTATGCGAACTTTGGTACAGACATTACTATTTTAGAGGGTGCCGATGATATACTTGGCGGTTTCGAAAAACAAATGAAACAAGTTGTTAAAAAACGCTTGAAGAAAAAAGACGCAAAAGTTGTTACGAAAGCAATGGCTAAAGGCGTTGAAGAATCTAAAGATGGTGTGAAAGTCAGCTATGAAGTTGACGGTAAAGAAGAAACGATTGAAGCTGATTACGTATTAGTTACAGTTGGTCGTCGTCCAAATACAGAAGAAATTGGGTTAGAACAAGTAGGTATTGAGACAGACGACAACGGTTTAATTAAAGTTGATAAACAAAGCCGTACAAATATTGATAACATCTATGCAATTGGTGATATCGTACCAGGCTCACCGCTTGCACATAAAGCTTCTTATGAAGGAAAAATAGCTGCTGAAGTAATCAGTGGTGAAAAATCCGAAGTTGACTATATTGGAATGCCTGCTGTTGCGTTCACAGACCCTGAACTCGCATCTGTTGGTTATACAGAAAAAGAAGCGAAAGATGCCGGTTATAAAGCAAAAGCATCTAAATTCCCATTTGCAGCAAACGGTCGTGCCCTGTCGCTAAATGATAGTGATGGTTTCATGAAACTAGTCACGCGCGTTGAGGATGGATTAGTGATTGGAGCTCAAATCGCCGGACCGAATGCAAGTGATATGATTGCAGAAGTTGGACTAGCAATTGAAGCAGGTATGACAGCTGAGGATATTTCCTTAACCGTACATGCACATCCAACACTTGGTGAAATCACCATGGAAGCTGCAGAAGTAGCTTTAGGAACTCCAATTCATAGTATGTAA
- a CDS encoding DUF4317 domain-containing protein, translated as MDKNDIANIRRQFKVDNDLLKIHEIFNVYIMKESSDIYHHQSTPFEMLETDQQELFIDNFKKVLSGQMDEKLFELKFQHDVEEGSQLILHQGLLSNDTEEWKEHMLKLVEKMLKDKQYEMDIVVTFIRGEYMMPMKNRSSEAEVSERDTVYSHPFILCSMNKTQDPKKELLFDYVEKEFKYNIVVDPIINLKAPISGFLFPSITYNAQDVNHVLYASGKKNEPDYHFMEEVLNAEEIMTAAQDKLVFEEIVKNVAGDQNINTSTLSNVYEEIHRVAEDNEEEDTPKLDYKDVENVLKSSGIEDVSTEKVESAFKTVIDDEHYEFKANNIVPRYNSKSIKIETKIANISISPQDLKYVRQVHFNGKRFLMMEVEENTVIEGFEMIPEALFQKAPEDGEGE; from the coding sequence ATGGACAAAAATGACATAGCAAATATCCGCAGGCAATTTAAAGTGGATAATGATTTATTGAAAATACATGAAATTTTTAATGTGTACATCATGAAAGAATCCAGCGATATTTACCATCACCAGAGTACACCATTTGAAATGCTGGAGACTGATCAACAAGAGCTGTTTATAGATAATTTTAAAAAAGTACTATCCGGCCAAATGGATGAAAAGTTATTTGAATTAAAGTTTCAGCATGATGTAGAAGAAGGTAGTCAGCTCATTCTTCATCAAGGCCTTTTAAGTAATGATACAGAAGAGTGGAAGGAGCATATGCTCAAGCTCGTAGAAAAAATGCTGAAGGATAAACAATACGAAATGGATATTGTTGTAACATTTATTCGGGGAGAATATATGATGCCGATGAAGAACAGAAGTAGTGAGGCGGAAGTAAGTGAACGTGACACGGTTTATTCCCATCCCTTTATTTTATGCAGTATGAATAAAACACAGGATCCGAAAAAAGAATTACTATTTGATTATGTTGAAAAGGAATTTAAATATAATATTGTGGTAGATCCAATTATCAATTTGAAAGCTCCTATTTCAGGATTTCTATTTCCTTCTATTACGTATAATGCGCAGGACGTGAACCATGTTCTTTATGCTTCAGGGAAAAAGAATGAACCTGATTATCATTTTATGGAGGAAGTTTTAAATGCGGAGGAAATCATGACTGCTGCACAGGATAAATTAGTTTTTGAGGAAATTGTGAAAAACGTAGCTGGTGATCAAAATATCAATACTTCCACACTTTCGAATGTATACGAAGAGATTCATCGTGTCGCAGAAGATAATGAAGAGGAAGATACACCGAAATTAGACTACAAAGATGTAGAAAACGTGTTAAAAAGCAGTGGAATAGAAGATGTCAGTACCGAAAAGGTTGAGTCTGCTTTTAAAACAGTGATTGATGATGAACATTATGAATTTAAAGCAAACAACATTGTACCGAGATATAATTCAAAATCGATCAAAATAGAGACGAAAATAGCGAATATCTCCATAAGTCCACAAGACTTGAAATATGTCCGCCAAGTCCATTTCAATGGAAAACGTTTCTTAATGATGGAAGTAGAAGAAAACACGGTAATTGAAGGCTTTGAAATGATTCCGGAAGCTTTATTTCAAAAAGCGCCAGAGGATGGAGAAGGAGAATAA
- a CDS encoding BCCT family transporter codes for MSIALISVFIIWGAFFPSNVDYVLGLIDGFISETFGWFYLLVTTGFVLLALFLIFGPYGKIKLGKPDDKPEYSYFTWFAFLFTAGMGVGLVFYGVTEPITHYYSPPSAEPETIAAAEESMQYTLFHWGFHPWATYAVLALALAYFKFRHRAPALISSAFAPLIGDRSKGGLGVAIDTLAVFATVFGIATSLGLGATQITAGLSYTFEGIPNTLLTNLLVILVITVLFMLSASTGINRGIRYLSWINIILAIALMAFVFILGSSVQMIESFTTTLGNYIQNLPSMTLGMNAFTGEREFLNAWTLFYWAWWIGWSPFVGTFIARVSRGRTIREFVIGVTAIPVIFSAFWFSVFGIAGLEMDTAQGGIIHQLMNEAGNEVALFAFLESQPMAAVVMGVAVLLIASFFITSADSGTFVLGMLTTGGKLNPGPGVKLIWGIILAGTAAVLLWSGGLKALEMAMLIAAFPFAILMIFMCIALIKALKSEHGILLMEHKQREHDPQFREKQKKELRKMRKGFEETLPDADKEEIENERDS; via the coding sequence GTGTCTATTGCGTTAATATCAGTATTTATTATTTGGGGAGCTTTCTTCCCATCAAATGTTGACTATGTATTAGGCTTGATTGACGGTTTTATTTCGGAGACATTTGGCTGGTTTTATTTGTTGGTTACTACAGGGTTTGTTTTGCTTGCACTGTTTTTGATCTTTGGACCATATGGAAAAATCAAGCTTGGAAAGCCTGATGATAAACCGGAGTATAGCTATTTTACCTGGTTTGCATTTCTATTCACAGCTGGTATGGGGGTTGGTCTCGTATTCTACGGCGTGACGGAACCAATAACACATTATTATTCCCCTCCTTCTGCTGAACCTGAAACGATAGCTGCTGCAGAAGAGTCCATGCAATACACCTTATTCCACTGGGGATTCCATCCATGGGCTACATACGCGGTGCTTGCATTGGCTCTGGCTTATTTTAAATTCCGCCACCGGGCGCCTGCTTTGATCAGTTCCGCTTTTGCGCCACTGATCGGCGATCGATCTAAGGGCGGCCTTGGTGTTGCCATTGATACACTGGCCGTTTTTGCTACTGTATTTGGTATTGCAACATCGCTTGGACTTGGTGCGACACAGATTACAGCTGGTTTAAGCTATACCTTTGAAGGCATTCCAAATACACTGCTAACCAATCTATTGGTCATTTTAGTTATCACCGTGTTATTTATGCTTTCTGCTTCTACAGGCATTAACCGGGGTATCCGCTATCTGAGCTGGATAAATATTATTCTTGCTATTGCATTGATGGCCTTTGTATTCATTCTCGGTTCTTCTGTACAGATGATCGAATCATTTACAACAACACTTGGTAACTATATTCAAAACCTTCCAAGTATGACACTCGGCATGAATGCATTTACCGGTGAGAGAGAGTTTCTTAATGCATGGACACTCTTTTATTGGGCCTGGTGGATCGGCTGGTCGCCATTTGTTGGAACCTTTATTGCCAGAGTTTCCAGGGGAAGGACAATTCGTGAATTTGTCATCGGGGTTACTGCTATACCGGTAATATTCAGTGCCTTCTGGTTCTCCGTTTTCGGTATTGCCGGATTGGAAATGGATACAGCTCAAGGCGGCATTATCCACCAATTAATGAACGAAGCGGGCAATGAAGTAGCGTTATTTGCATTTCTTGAGTCACAGCCTATGGCAGCCGTTGTTATGGGTGTCGCAGTGCTCTTAATTGCATCCTTCTTCATCACTTCTGCCGATTCCGGTACATTTGTACTTGGCATGCTGACAACAGGAGGTAAGTTAAATCCAGGCCCGGGCGTGAAACTTATCTGGGGGATCATCCTTGCCGGAACTGCTGCGGTTCTATTGTGGTCCGGCGGGCTGAAAGCACTTGAAATGGCCATGCTGATTGCAGCATTCCCGTTCGCGATATTAATGATCTTTATGTGCATTGCGCTCATCAAAGCACTGAAAAGCGAACATGGCATTTTGCTAATGGAACACAAACAGCGCGAACATGATCCGCAGTTCCGGGAAAAGCAGAAGAAAGAACTGAGAAAAATGCGCAAAGGTTTCGAGGAAACACTTCCTGATGCTGATAAGGAAGAAATAGAAAATGAAAGAGATTCTTAA
- a CDS encoding polysaccharide deacetylase family protein: protein MKRSLFYITIALLFVLAACDGNDEPAAGEPDSSSQQENENTEEQTENNNQENVEEGTEETEEIVENEEVAAEPEEPKYKISENWSVVPIDDADEEVVLLTIDDAPDEYGVEMAKTLNELDADAIFFVNGHFLDTPEEEEMLKEIHELGFAIGNHTYSHPTLPEIPEEEQKEEIVSLSDRVEEIIGERPSFFRAPHGANTDYSIQVAEEEGMTVMNWSYGYDWNEEYMDKEALADIMVNTEFLSAGSNLLMHDREWTSEALSDIVNGLRDKGYELVDPDLIQTPA from the coding sequence ATGAAAAGAAGCCTATTTTATATTACTATTGCACTGTTATTTGTTTTGGCTGCATGCGATGGAAACGATGAACCTGCCGCTGGAGAACCGGATTCATCCAGTCAGCAAGAAAATGAAAATACCGAAGAACAGACAGAAAACAACAATCAGGAAAACGTGGAAGAAGGTACGGAAGAAACAGAAGAAATTGTCGAAAACGAAGAGGTTGCAGCCGAACCGGAGGAGCCTAAATATAAAATTTCAGAAAACTGGTCGGTTGTACCGATAGATGATGCAGATGAAGAAGTAGTGCTGCTGACAATAGATGATGCTCCGGATGAATACGGGGTTGAAATGGCTAAAACGTTAAATGAACTGGATGCGGACGCAATTTTCTTCGTTAATGGGCATTTTTTGGATACACCTGAAGAAGAAGAAATGCTCAAGGAAATTCATGAATTGGGGTTTGCAATTGGGAACCATACATATAGTCATCCAACATTACCTGAAATACCAGAGGAAGAACAAAAAGAGGAAATCGTCAGTTTAAGCGACCGTGTAGAAGAAATTATTGGAGAGCGCCCATCATTTTTCCGAGCTCCGCATGGTGCTAATACCGATTATTCCATCCAAGTAGCTGAGGAAGAAGGTATGACAGTAATGAACTGGTCCTATGGCTATGATTGGAATGAAGAATATATGGATAAAGAGGCCCTTGCAGATATTATGGTTAATACCGAATTTTTGAGTGCTGGTTCTAATTTATTAATGCATGACAGGGAATGGACATCAGAGGCTCTAAGCGATATTGTTAATGGATTACGTGATAAGGGATATGAACTGGTTGACCCGGACTTAATACAAACGCCAGCATAA
- a CDS encoding GapA-binding peptide SR1P encodes MGTIICQDCHKVIETYDEEKVTTLYGTCPTCNEN; translated from the coding sequence ATGGGAACGATTATTTGTCAAGATTGTCATAAAGTAATTGAAACATATGATGAAGAGAAAGTAACTACCCTATATGGAACATGTCCTACTTGTAATGAAAATTGA
- a CDS encoding NAD(P)H-dependent flavin oxidoreductase, with the protein MKWKTRVTELLNIDYPIIQGGLAYLAYADLAAAVSNAGGLGQITAMSLTSADSLRKEIRRAKTMTANPFGVNFAIGQHGRAFEHMVEVAIEEKVPVISVTGGNPKGVLDMVEGHPIKKLVLVAARRQAEKAEELGADAVMVVGQEGGGHLGRGDVGAMVLTPKVVDHVSIPVIASGGIVDGRSMMAAMALGAEGIEMGTRFISTKECVDAHKNYKQAILEADENATVVIKRSLGTPARALSNHWTDQILRIEERDQGYESLKDFISGEANKSYINNGDESKGFGWAGQGAARINDIPTVNELFQSIRKEAESVSERWSKM; encoded by the coding sequence ATGAAATGGAAAACGAGAGTAACGGAACTGTTAAATATTGATTATCCCATTATTCAGGGAGGGCTAGCTTATTTAGCTTATGCAGATTTGGCTGCAGCAGTATCAAACGCAGGTGGTTTAGGGCAAATAACTGCGATGAGCTTAACCTCTGCTGATAGCTTGCGTAAGGAGATAAGACGTGCTAAAACCATGACTGCAAATCCATTTGGGGTGAATTTTGCAATTGGACAGCATGGTCGCGCATTTGAACATATGGTAGAGGTAGCTATTGAGGAAAAGGTACCAGTGATTTCTGTTACGGGTGGAAATCCAAAAGGTGTACTAGATATGGTGGAAGGCCATCCAATAAAAAAACTTGTTCTGGTTGCTGCAAGGAGACAAGCGGAAAAGGCCGAAGAATTAGGTGCTGATGCTGTAATGGTAGTTGGTCAGGAAGGGGGAGGACATCTAGGTCGGGGAGATGTAGGGGCAATGGTATTAACACCAAAAGTTGTCGATCATGTCTCTATTCCTGTAATTGCTTCTGGCGGCATCGTGGATGGCCGTAGTATGATGGCAGCAATGGCGCTTGGTGCTGAAGGAATCGAAATGGGAACGAGGTTTATTTCTACAAAGGAATGTGTTGATGCACATAAGAATTATAAACAAGCAATTCTTGAAGCTGATGAAAATGCTACTGTTGTCATTAAGCGTTCACTTGGTACACCAGCTAGAGCGCTATCAAACCATTGGACAGATCAAATCTTGCGTATAGAAGAAAGGGATCAAGGGTATGAGTCACTAAAAGATTTTATAAGTGGTGAAGCAAATAAAAGCTATATCAACAATGGGGACGAATCGAAAGGCTTTGGCTGGGCTGGACAGGGCGCAGCAAGAATAAATGATATTCCGACTGTGAATGAACTATTTCAATCCATTCGGAAAGAGGCAGAATCTGTTAGCGAAAGATGGTCAAAAATGTGA
- a CDS encoding UPF0223 family protein, giving the protein MDYHYPIDETWTKEEIVDVVRFFSLIEKAYEQQVKRDELLEAYNKFKQIVPSKSEEKTLFKEFETASGYTSYQVVKKARESQANTISMK; this is encoded by the coding sequence ATGGACTACCACTATCCCATTGATGAAACATGGACGAAAGAAGAAATAGTTGATGTCGTTCGTTTTTTCAGTTTAATTGAAAAGGCGTATGAGCAACAAGTGAAGCGTGATGAATTATTAGAGGCGTATAACAAATTTAAGCAAATTGTACCATCTAAAAGTGAAGAGAAAACGTTATTTAAGGAGTTTGAAACAGCTTCAGGCTATACAAGTTATCAAGTTGTAAAAAAGGCAAGGGAGTCACAAGCAAATACAATATCAATGAAATGA